The following proteins are encoded in a genomic region of Sulfurovum indicum:
- a CDS encoding LptF/LptG family permease, whose product MSLLNPPRYFFYIAKHYIKNLLAILFGLAFAFAAIDYFQHIQKLDVAGNYKILYIYYMWQEALGLLYPLAIVFALIMTKLTFVKQNTMGAFHAFGYSKKRLVVPLMSVAVLIYALFTYLHTTEFSYAKDKAAVLLEKQLNAYDVNDLFFKYNDTFVYMKKLDPVHKKLEDITIFKVSGYRVLYTIHAPYAVFDGEEWDAKDATLKTHIYEDGKLVRYQIEHKKNIKTLKGYKPKIIESLYQGKALNIVDAYTTWKLLEEQHLNSDKIRAVLYEKTVMPLFALAMLLILFFKLPFHARMMHVGLVIASALGSTFVVWGILFGLNQIGANGVLPPEVTVILPIGLLWVYAIYVFFTNERSIV is encoded by the coding sequence ATGAGTCTGCTGAATCCTCCTCGTTATTTTTTCTATATTGCCAAACACTATATCAAAAACCTTTTGGCCATCCTTTTTGGATTGGCATTTGCCTTTGCTGCGATCGATTATTTCCAGCATATTCAGAAATTGGATGTTGCAGGCAACTACAAGATCCTCTATATCTACTATATGTGGCAGGAGGCATTAGGTCTTCTCTATCCTTTAGCGATCGTTTTTGCTCTCATTATGACCAAGCTGACTTTTGTCAAGCAGAATACCATGGGAGCATTCCATGCTTTCGGGTACAGTAAAAAACGTCTTGTTGTACCGTTGATGTCTGTTGCAGTGCTTATCTATGCTCTCTTTACCTATCTGCATACCACAGAGTTTTCTTATGCAAAGGATAAAGCAGCTGTGCTTTTGGAAAAACAGCTCAATGCCTATGATGTCAATGATCTTTTCTTCAAATACAATGATACATTTGTCTATATGAAAAAGCTTGATCCTGTGCATAAAAAGCTCGAAGATATTACGATCTTCAAAGTATCCGGCTACAGGGTACTCTATACGATTCATGCACCCTATGCGGTTTTTGATGGAGAAGAATGGGATGCGAAAGATGCTACACTCAAGACACATATATATGAAGATGGCAAACTGGTTCGCTACCAAATTGAGCATAAAAAAAATATTAAAACGCTTAAAGGCTACAAACCCAAGATAATAGAGTCACTTTATCAAGGGAAAGCACTCAATATTGTTGATGCCTATACGACCTGGAAACTGCTTGAAGAACAGCATCTTAATTCTGACAAGATACGTGCAGTTCTTTATGAAAAGACAGTGATGCCTCTTTTTGCTTTGGCAATGTTACTTATTCTTTTTTTCAAACTCCCTTTTCATGCAAGGATGATGCATGTTGGACTGGTTATCGCGTCTGCTTTGGGATCGACTTTTGTTGTTTGGGGGATATTGTTCGGTTTGAACCAGATTGGTGCCAATGGTGTATTGCCACCTGAGGTGACAGTGATTTTGCCTATAGGACTGCTTTGGGTCTATGCGATCTATGTCTTTTTTACAAATGAACGAAGTATCGTATAG
- a CDS encoding type IV pilus twitching motility protein PilT translates to MEERLKLYLRTMISNKGSDLHLKSGSHVRVRIDGVLKLLGKDELTSQQMDELAREITTTEQYGKLKTERNLDFSYTLGKEYRFRVNFFYQMDGLSAVFRIIPIEILTIEQLKLPKVINDFANIQRGLVLVTGVTGSGKSTTLAALLEKINAEQKKHIITIEDPIEFVHKDRGCLINQRGIGQDTYSFSDALRAALREDPDIILVGEMRDLETIDIAMHAANTGHLVFSTLHTLDAKETIDRIVGMFPNDEQNRIRMSLASILEGVISQRLIPTKRGGRVAAIEVLKKTARITQLIAEKRDAEIPDALFEGKDIYGTQTFDQALLDIYRTGEIDAQTALDYATNPADMKLKMQGVGKGAIVDENAGKDGLDVLELKDENEG, encoded by the coding sequence ATGGAAGAGAGACTCAAACTGTACCTACGTACGATGATAAGCAATAAAGGAAGTGATCTTCATTTGAAATCCGGCTCCCACGTAAGAGTGAGAATAGACGGTGTCTTGAAGCTTCTGGGTAAAGATGAGCTCACTTCACAGCAGATGGATGAGCTCGCCAGAGAGATTACGACAACAGAACAATACGGGAAGCTTAAAACAGAGCGTAATCTGGATTTTTCCTATACACTTGGAAAAGAGTATCGTTTCAGAGTGAATTTCTTTTACCAGATGGACGGACTAAGTGCGGTGTTCCGGATCATTCCTATTGAAATTTTAACTATTGAACAGCTGAAACTCCCCAAGGTAATCAATGATTTTGCCAATATACAGCGCGGACTGGTACTGGTGACGGGAGTGACCGGATCGGGAAAATCTACTACCCTGGCTGCACTTCTGGAAAAGATCAATGCTGAACAGAAAAAGCATATTATCACCATTGAAGACCCTATAGAGTTTGTACACAAAGACAGAGGTTGTCTGATCAACCAGAGAGGTATCGGACAGGATACCTACTCTTTTTCCGATGCATTGAGAGCAGCTTTGAGAGAAGATCCCGATATCATCCTTGTCGGCGAGATGCGGGACCTTGAAACGATCGATATTGCGATGCATGCGGCAAATACAGGCCACCTGGTATTTTCAACACTGCATACGCTGGATGCCAAAGAGACTATTGACAGAATTGTCGGTATGTTTCCCAATGATGAGCAAAACCGTATCAGGATGTCTTTGGCTTCGATACTTGAAGGGGTGATCTCCCAGCGTCTGATCCCAACCAAACGAGGAGGGAGGGTTGCCGCAATAGAGGTGCTGAAAAAGACAGCACGTATTACACAGCTTATTGCAGAAAAACGTGATGCTGAAATTCCTGATGCACTTTTTGAAGGGAAAGATATCTATGGAACACAGACATTTGACCAGGCACTGCTTGATATATACAGAACGGGAGAGATAGATGCCCAAACAGCACTGGACTATGCAACCAATCCGGCTGACATGAAACTTAAAATGCAAGGGGTGGGCAAAGGTGCTATTGTTGATGAGAATGCTGGGAAAGACGGACTGGATGTCCTTGAACTTAAAGATGAGAATGAAGGATAG
- a CDS encoding 50S ribosomal protein L25/general stress protein Ctc: MLEGIVRESIGKTTAKKLRRDGYLTANLYANGVENIQAAFKRGEFARAVRNKDSLTFPVKVGDKELNVVIQEYQLHPIHGEVVHVDLRIAVPGQVTDYLVPVVTHGTPVGLKNKGVLVMSKRRVKVRGAIENIPAKFDLNVEPLQRDDSILIRDVEVPEGCRMMDRPDVAICGVIKAK; this comes from the coding sequence ATGTTAGAAGGTATCGTTAGAGAGAGTATCGGAAAGACTACTGCAAAGAAGCTTAGAAGAGATGGTTATCTAACTGCAAACCTTTACGCGAACGGCGTAGAGAATATTCAAGCCGCTTTTAAACGTGGTGAGTTTGCAAGAGCAGTTAGAAATAAGGATAGCCTTACTTTCCCTGTAAAAGTGGGGGACAAAGAGCTTAACGTTGTAATCCAGGAGTATCAACTGCATCCTATTCACGGAGAAGTAGTACATGTAGACCTTAGAATTGCGGTTCCTGGTCAGGTGACAGACTACCTTGTACCGGTTGTAACACACGGAACACCGGTTGGTCTGAAAAACAAAGGTGTACTTGTTATGTCAAAAAGAAGAGTGAAGGTAAGAGGTGCCATTGAGAATATACCGGCAAAATTTGACCTTAACGTTGAACCGCTACAGAGAGATGACTCTATCCTTATCAGAGATGTTGAAGTACCTGAAGGGTGCAGAATGATGGACAGACCGGATGTTGCTATTTGTGGTGTAATTAAAGCCAAATAA
- the pheA gene encoding prephenate dehydratase produces MTLDELREKIDHIDDTLLKLYNERMELVHQVGELKNTTGAPIYRPEREQEILKRLKEHNHGKLTDEAIDALFLEMFAVARNLERPEAIAYLGPEASFTHQAAESKFGAMSVYFPVATIKGVFREVSNGKAKFGVVPIENSSNGIVSDTINCLNDYDLKIIAEVVVEIHHVLATEAENIKDIERIYSKDIAFGQCQNFLSDFGFDEVEQIPVESTAKAAKLAAEDPQSAAICSAVAAKIYNLPVLFENIEDNQNNRTRFFIVSDFENAPSGNDKTSLLVKLPNKPGSLVEFLNDFEAANINLTKIKSHIVEGVSVFFIEFNGHKDDPKIKEIIQKHKDVIKVLGSYVKETDDI; encoded by the coding sequence ATGACACTGGATGAGTTACGAGAGAAAATAGACCATATTGACGATACACTGCTTAAACTATATAATGAACGTATGGAACTGGTGCACCAGGTGGGTGAACTGAAAAATACTACCGGTGCACCCATTTATCGTCCTGAACGTGAGCAGGAGATATTGAAGCGTCTTAAAGAACACAATCACGGAAAGCTTACTGATGAAGCGATAGATGCTCTATTCCTGGAAATGTTTGCCGTTGCACGTAATCTTGAACGTCCTGAAGCCATTGCCTATCTTGGACCGGAAGCAAGTTTTACCCATCAGGCAGCAGAGAGCAAGTTTGGTGCAATGAGTGTCTATTTCCCCGTTGCGACTATCAAAGGAGTATTTCGTGAAGTCAGTAATGGTAAGGCTAAATTCGGTGTTGTGCCTATAGAGAACAGTTCCAACGGTATTGTGAGTGATACGATCAACTGCCTGAATGACTATGACTTGAAGATTATTGCCGAGGTGGTTGTGGAAATTCACCATGTGCTTGCAACTGAGGCAGAGAATATAAAGGATATTGAGCGTATCTATTCCAAAGATATCGCTTTTGGGCAGTGTCAGAATTTTTTGAGTGACTTCGGTTTTGACGAGGTTGAACAGATTCCTGTGGAGTCTACAGCAAAAGCGGCTAAACTGGCGGCGGAGGATCCTCAGAGTGCAGCGATCTGTTCTGCCGTTGCAGCCAAGATCTATAACCTCCCGGTCCTTTTTGAGAATATTGAAGATAACCAGAATAATAGAACACGATTTTTTATTGTCAGCGATTTTGAGAATGCACCAAGCGGCAATGACAAGACATCACTTTTGGTAAAATTGCCGAACAAGCCGGGTTCACTGGTTGAATTTCTTAATGATTTTGAAGCGGCGAATATTAATCTGACAAAGATAAAATCACATATTGTCGAAGGCGTATCGGTCTTTTTCATAGAGTTTAACGGGCATAAAGATGACCCAAAGATCAAAGAGATCATCCAAAAGCATAAAGATGTGATCAAGGTACTCGGTTCTTATGTCAAGGAGACGGATGATATCTGA
- the metK gene encoding methionine adenosyltransferase, giving the protein MANEYIFTSESVTEGHPDKMADQISDAILDYIIKEDRNARVACETLLSNGFCVIAGELKTTAYAPMQEIAREVVRDIGYTDASYGFDYRSAGVLNGIGEQSPDINQGVDQADGEIGAGDQGLMFGYACKETPELMPLPISLAHKITAKLAEVRKNGTVPFLRPDGKAQVSVKYVDGKPVGVDTVVVSTQHHDNVSLAQVQKAVRQEVITPVLEAYDMLSDEITYHINPTGRFVIGGPQGDAGLTGRKIIVDTYGGSCPHGGGAFSGKDPTKVDRSAAYAARHVAKNLVAAGACEKATLQIAYAIGVAEPVSIYVDTHGTSNIEEEKIIACVKELFDLTPKGIMDSLDLLRPIYRKTAAYGHFGREEEDFSWEKLDRVDEIRTYLGI; this is encoded by the coding sequence ATGGCTAACGAATACATTTTTACCAGTGAGTCAGTAACCGAAGGGCATCCTGACAAGATGGCAGACCAGATCTCAGATGCGATCCTGGACTACATCATTAAAGAGGACCGCAATGCCAGAGTGGCATGTGAAACGTTACTGAGCAATGGTTTTTGTGTTATTGCAGGAGAATTAAAGACAACAGCATATGCGCCAATGCAGGAAATTGCACGTGAAGTGGTAAGAGATATCGGTTATACCGATGCATCTTACGGGTTTGACTATCGCTCAGCCGGTGTATTGAACGGAATTGGAGAACAGTCGCCGGATATCAATCAGGGAGTTGACCAGGCAGATGGTGAGATTGGTGCAGGTGATCAGGGACTGATGTTCGGATATGCCTGTAAAGAGACACCTGAACTGATGCCTCTTCCTATCTCATTGGCACACAAGATCACAGCCAAGTTGGCTGAAGTAAGAAAAAACGGAACTGTTCCTTTTCTCCGTCCCGACGGAAAAGCACAGGTCTCAGTAAAATATGTTGATGGGAAACCGGTCGGTGTTGATACGGTCGTTGTCTCTACCCAGCATCATGACAATGTCTCGCTGGCACAGGTGCAAAAGGCAGTACGCCAAGAGGTTATTACCCCTGTACTTGAAGCATATGATATGCTTAGTGATGAGATCACCTACCATATTAATCCGACAGGCCGTTTTGTTATCGGTGGTCCTCAGGGTGATGCCGGTTTGACAGGAAGAAAGATTATAGTTGACACCTATGGGGGGTCATGTCCGCATGGTGGAGGTGCTTTCTCAGGAAAGGATCCAACAAAAGTAGACCGCTCTGCAGCCTATGCAGCACGCCACGTGGCTAAAAATCTTGTGGCTGCAGGTGCCTGTGAAAAAGCGACACTGCAGATCGCTTATGCAATCGGTGTAGCTGAGCCGGTCTCTATTTATGTCGATACCCATGGTACTTCCAATATAGAGGAAGAAAAGATTATTGCATGTGTCAAAGAGTTATTCGACCTGACACCAAAAGGGATCATGGATTCTCTCGATCTGTTACGTCCGATCTATCGAAAAACAGCGGCCTATGGACACTTTGGTAGAGAAGAAGAGGATTTCAGCTGGGAAAAATTGGATAGGGTAGATGAGATTAGAACCTATTTAGGGATATAA
- the pth gene encoding aminoacyl-tRNA hydrolase, which translates to MTLFVGLGNPGSQYEDTRHNIGFKVIDALVDDTGARDISKTAFHGMLYRTTNTLFLKPVTYMNLSGKSVLPVKQFFKVDLENIIVVHDDIDLPFGAVRFKRGGGHGGHNGLKSIDAMVGREYLRVRIGVGKPERKSQVADYVLHDFNAEEITLLRSLIDHVVSACKALLKHELNEVKSHYTLKSIEALHV; encoded by the coding sequence GTGACACTCTTCGTAGGTCTGGGAAACCCGGGATCACAATACGAAGATACACGCCACAATATTGGTTTCAAGGTCATCGACGCACTTGTAGATGACACTGGAGCCAGAGATATCTCCAAAACAGCATTTCACGGTATGCTTTACCGTACAACCAATACCCTTTTTCTAAAACCTGTTACCTATATGAACCTTTCAGGCAAGAGTGTACTTCCTGTCAAGCAGTTTTTCAAAGTCGATCTGGAGAATATTATTGTGGTCCATGATGATATTGATCTTCCTTTTGGTGCGGTACGTTTTAAAAGAGGGGGCGGACATGGTGGACATAATGGTTTAAAGTCAATAGATGCTATGGTCGGTAGAGAGTATCTGCGTGTGAGAATAGGTGTAGGAAAACCTGAACGAAAATCACAGGTGGCGGATTATGTACTGCATGATTTCAATGCAGAAGAGATAACATTGCTCAGGTCACTTATTGATCATGTTGTTAGCGCATGTAAAGCACTTTTGAAGCATGAGCTCAATGAAGTCAAGTCACACTACACTCTTAAGTCTATAGAGGCACTGCACGTATGA
- a CDS encoding 4Fe-4S dicluster domain-containing protein — translation MAVIITDTCINCAACIDECPVEAIVDEDDNPTGEEIYYVYPDKCVECVDYFEVPACAEACPTEGCIQWDDPVEGMPASPNRGEKGTPVIED, via the coding sequence ATGGCAGTAATTATTACAGATACTTGTATCAACTGTGCCGCTTGTATTGACGAATGTCCAGTAGAAGCGATCGTTGATGAGGATGATAACCCAACAGGTGAGGAGATCTACTACGTATACCCAGACAAATGTGTTGAGTGTGTAGATTACTTTGAAGTTCCGGCATGTGCAGAAGCATGTCCTACTGAAGGATGTATCCAGTGGGATGATCCAGTAGAAGGAATGCCTGCGTCACCAAACAGAGGGGAAAAAGGTACGCCGGTAATCGAGGACTAA
- the hisC gene encoding histidinol-phosphate transaminase, producing the protein MKFNKVLESIKTYEAGKPIELVVREFGISPEEVVKLASNENPIGTSPAVAEVIRKNADKAHLYPDDSMFELKEVLSRKFSVEDENIIIGAGSDQVLEFISRALLNENESVLMSAVTFAMYEIYARQMGAKIVRTPSYEHKADEFLDAYNEYKPKIVYICTPNNPTGDATGKEEVLRIIEAIDNDTLVVVDGAYMEYAAAKDTKYAITPNDLLGYENVIYLGTFSKAYGLGGMRVGYGIAQRDLIKELYKMRPPFNITTLSLAAAIEAAKDNTFVKESIALHQEQIKRYETFARENGFTYIDSYTNFITYLFPDSMNSTDISDMLLKRGVIIRNLASYGMNAVRITIGTERQNDIFFKHFAEVIA; encoded by the coding sequence ATGAAGTTCAATAAAGTGTTAGAGAGTATTAAAACTTATGAAGCAGGAAAGCCTATCGAACTGGTGGTGCGTGAGTTCGGTATTTCCCCTGAAGAGGTGGTCAAACTGGCGTCCAATGAGAACCCTATAGGTACAAGTCCTGCTGTAGCAGAGGTCATTAGAAAAAATGCAGACAAAGCACACCTCTATCCTGATGACAGTATGTTTGAACTGAAAGAAGTACTTTCCCGAAAGTTTAGTGTAGAAGATGAGAATATTATCATTGGTGCGGGATCAGATCAGGTATTGGAGTTTATTTCCAGGGCGCTGCTGAATGAGAACGAGTCGGTCTTGATGTCGGCAGTAACCTTTGCAATGTATGAGATCTATGCCAGACAAATGGGTGCAAAGATTGTAAGAACACCGAGTTATGAGCACAAAGCTGATGAGTTTCTTGATGCTTATAATGAATATAAACCAAAGATCGTTTATATCTGCACACCCAATAATCCGACCGGAGATGCAACCGGCAAAGAAGAGGTATTGCGAATCATAGAAGCGATCGACAATGATACGCTGGTAGTGGTTGATGGTGCCTATATGGAGTATGCGGCAGCAAAAGATACAAAATATGCTATTACACCAAACGATCTTTTAGGTTATGAAAATGTTATCTATCTTGGTACCTTTTCAAAAGCATACGGGCTTGGAGGTATGCGTGTAGGATACGGGATCGCACAGAGAGACTTGATCAAAGAGCTTTACAAGATGCGTCCGCCGTTTAACATCACGACACTTTCACTGGCTGCAGCGATCGAAGCGGCAAAAGATAATACTTTCGTAAAAGAATCCATTGCGCTGCATCAGGAGCAGATCAAGCGTTATGAAACCTTTGCCCGAGAGAATGGGTTTACATATATAGACAGTTATACCAACTTTATCACCTATCTGTTCCCGGATTCGATGAATTCTACAGATATCTCTGATATGCTGTTAAAGCGGGGGGTGATCATCCGAAACCTGGCCTCTTATGGAATGAATGCTGTACGGATTACTATCGGAACGGAGCGTCAGAACGACATCTTCTTCAAACATTTTGCAGAGGTTATTGCTTGA
- the lysA gene encoding diaminopimelate decarboxylase, producing the protein MSIDYKGLVEKYGSPLYMYDFDYIENRYRTLKEAFAGKKSLINYAVKANSNLSVIQHLAKLGAGADCVSIGEVRRALDAGVDKYKIIFSGVGKRDDEIEEALKRDILMLNLESEAEMKRVEMVAKALGKEARISIRVNPNIDPQTHPYISTGLHENKFGVEIDMAKRMYIYANKSEYLNPVGIHFHIGSQLTNLDPIKESAMIVADLVRSLRAIKIDIKFFDVGGGIGVVYDDETPIPERAYTEAISEATKGLDVTLLCEPGRYMVANAGAFFTKVLYEKNNDGKRFVIVDGGMNDLIRPSLYNAYHKIEAVGAEGEKTPADVVGPVCESGDFFGKNVPLPPLNHNDIIVVQSAGAYGFTMASNYNTRPKPAEIALQGGTDRLIRRRETYEDQVRLEKEFLE; encoded by the coding sequence ATGTCTATAGACTATAAAGGACTGGTGGAGAAATACGGTTCTCCGCTCTACATGTATGATTTTGATTATATTGAAAACCGTTACAGAACACTCAAAGAAGCTTTTGCAGGGAAAAAGTCACTTATTAACTATGCAGTCAAAGCCAACTCCAATCTTTCTGTGATTCAACATTTGGCAAAGCTTGGTGCCGGAGCTGATTGTGTAAGTATCGGTGAAGTCAGACGTGCATTGGATGCGGGTGTAGATAAGTACAAGATCATTTTTTCAGGTGTAGGAAAGCGTGATGATGAGATCGAGGAGGCATTGAAAAGAGATATTTTAATGCTCAACCTTGAGAGCGAAGCAGAGATGAAACGTGTGGAGATGGTGGCAAAAGCTCTGGGTAAAGAAGCACGTATTTCCATCCGGGTTAATCCCAACATCGATCCTCAGACGCATCCCTATATCTCGACAGGCCTGCATGAGAATAAGTTTGGGGTTGAGATCGATATGGCAAAACGTATGTATATTTATGCAAACAAGTCAGAGTATCTTAATCCGGTAGGGATACATTTTCATATCGGTTCACAGTTGACCAACCTTGATCCGATTAAAGAGTCGGCTATGATCGTTGCAGATCTGGTACGTTCACTTAGAGCAATTAAGATCGATATCAAGTTCTTTGATGTGGGTGGCGGAATAGGTGTAGTCTATGATGATGAAACACCTATCCCGGAGAGAGCCTACACAGAAGCGATCTCTGAGGCAACCAAAGGGTTGGATGTGACACTGCTTTGCGAGCCCGGACGCTATATGGTTGCTAATGCCGGTGCTTTCTTTACAAAAGTTCTATACGAGAAGAACAACGACGGTAAGCGTTTCGTGATCGTTGATGGCGGAATGAATGATCTGATCCGACCAAGTCTTTACAATGCATATCATAAGATCGAAGCAGTGGGAGCAGAGGGAGAAAAGACACCTGCTGATGTTGTCGGTCCTGTTTGTGAGAGTGGTGATTTCTTTGGAAAGAATGTACCGCTGCCACCATTGAATCATAACGACATCATTGTGGTACAGTCGGCAGGAGCTTATGGCTTTACAATGGCAAGTAACTACAATACACGTCCAAAACCTGCTGAAATTGCGTTACAAGGTGGAACGGACAGACTGATCCGAAGACGTGAGACCTATGAAGATCAGGTACGTCTGGAGAAAGAGTTCTTGGAATAA
- the dxs gene encoding 1-deoxy-D-xylulose-5-phosphate synthase, with protein MDIKDYTVEELEVLAQKIRDRILATVSKNGGHLSSTMGATDLIVAMHKVFDVNKDPFIFDVSHQAYAHKLLTDRWETFDTLRQFGGISGYTKPKESSYDYYVAGHSSTSISLAVGAAKAIALKGEERIPVAFIGDGSMSAGMVYEALNELGDRKYPVVIILNDNEMSIAKPIGAISKLLSQTMAGSFYQKFKGKVEKVLDHFPEGATYMAKRFEESFKLITPGILFEEMGIEYIGPVDGHDISSLVETMEVAKQFGKPVIIHAQTTKGKGYEIAEGTKEHWHGVGAFDPETGKAYKKSSAKSATQIFSETLVSMADEDEKIVGVTAAMPSGTGLSAAMEKYPERFWDVAIAEQHAVTSMGPLAKEGFKPFCAIYSTFLQRGYDQVIHDIALMDLGVAFALDRAGIVGEDGETHQGVFDISYLRAIPNMTLLAPYNETTMKLAMAFAKEYDHPCAFRYPRGSFLAEDCQCPAFELGKSVLLQEGEEILFIGYGNGVGRAEQTAALLEKKVAILDLRFVKPLDETMLESLSKRYKQWYVFSDSAKRGGVGSAILEFLNGKGISDISLTSFEYDDAFITHGNTKLVEESLGLLPEQLAERVKN; from the coding sequence ATGGATATTAAAGACTATACGGTTGAAGAGCTTGAAGTACTGGCACAGAAGATAAGAGACCGCATACTTGCAACGGTAAGTAAAAATGGCGGACACTTGAGTTCAACAATGGGTGCAACTGATCTGATTGTAGCGATGCACAAGGTCTTTGATGTAAACAAAGACCCGTTTATTTTTGATGTCAGTCATCAGGCTTACGCACATAAACTTCTGACCGATCGATGGGAGACTTTTGATACATTACGTCAGTTTGGAGGGATCAGCGGGTATACCAAACCCAAAGAGTCTTCATATGATTATTATGTAGCAGGGCACAGTTCCACTTCCATTTCATTGGCAGTTGGAGCAGCCAAAGCGATCGCACTCAAAGGAGAGGAGCGCATTCCGGTAGCATTTATCGGTGATGGAAGTATGAGTGCAGGGATGGTCTATGAGGCACTTAATGAATTGGGGGATCGTAAGTATCCTGTGGTGATCATTCTTAATGACAATGAGATGAGTATTGCCAAACCGATCGGTGCAATATCCAAACTGCTGTCACAGACGATGGCTGGTTCTTTCTATCAGAAGTTCAAGGGAAAAGTGGAGAAGGTACTGGACCATTTTCCCGAAGGTGCGACCTATATGGCTAAGCGCTTTGAAGAGTCTTTTAAGCTGATCACTCCAGGTATTCTTTTTGAAGAGATGGGTATAGAATATATTGGTCCGGTGGACGGACATGATATCTCTTCACTGGTTGAAACGATGGAAGTAGCAAAGCAGTTTGGCAAGCCGGTAATCATACATGCCCAGACAACCAAAGGTAAAGGATATGAGATCGCAGAGGGAACCAAAGAGCATTGGCATGGTGTTGGTGCATTTGATCCGGAAACCGGTAAAGCATATAAAAAAAGCAGTGCCAAATCTGCGACACAGATTTTTTCGGAAACACTGGTTTCTATGGCAGATGAAGATGAAAAGATCGTAGGAGTGACTGCTGCAATGCCAAGCGGTACGGGACTTAGTGCCGCCATGGAGAAGTATCCTGAACGCTTTTGGGATGTTGCCATTGCCGAGCAGCATGCAGTAACCTCCATGGGACCATTGGCAAAAGAGGGATTTAAACCTTTCTGTGCCATCTATTCTACTTTTTTGCAAAGAGGGTATGACCAGGTGATCCATGATATTGCTTTGATGGACTTGGGTGTGGCATTTGCTCTGGATCGTGCAGGAATCGTAGGAGAAGACGGAGAGACGCATCAGGGAGTTTTTGATATCTCTTATCTGAGAGCTATCCCCAATATGACGCTTTTAGCACCGTATAATGAAACAACAATGAAACTGGCAATGGCGTTTGCCAAAGAGTATGATCATCCGTGTGCCTTCAGGTACCCAAGAGGATCCTTCCTCGCTGAGGATTGCCAGTGCCCTGCTTTTGAACTTGGTAAGTCTGTACTGCTTCAAGAAGGGGAGGAGATCCTTTTTATCGGGTATGGTAACGGTGTAGGAAGAGCAGAACAGACTGCGGCTTTATTGGAGAAAAAGGTGGCAATACTTGACCTTCGCTTTGTCAAGCCCTTGGATGAAACAATGCTTGAATCGTTGAGTAAACGTTATAAGCAATGGTATGTTTTCTCAGACTCCGCAAAGCGTGGAGGTGTAGGTTCTGCGATTCTGGAATTTCTGAACGGAAAAGGGATCAGTGATATATCGTTAACTTCATTTGAGTATGATGACGCTTTCATTACCCATGGGAATACTAAGCTGGTAGAAGAGAGTCTTGGATTGTTGCCTGAACAACTGGCCGAACGGGTAAAAAATTAA
- the ndk gene encoding nucleoside-diphosphate kinase, with amino-acid sequence MEQTLSIIKPDAVAKNVVGQILARFEAAGLRIAATKKTRLSRVDAEAFYAVHKDRPFFNDLVEFMISGPVVVSVLEGENAMAKNRELMGATNPKEAEPGTIRADFADSIDANAVHGSDSLENAAVEISFFFAQREIH; translated from the coding sequence ATGGAACAAACACTATCAATTATCAAACCAGATGCAGTAGCAAAAAATGTTGTAGGGCAGATTCTTGCACGTTTTGAAGCAGCCGGACTTAGAATTGCAGCAACAAAAAAGACTAGACTCTCAAGAGTAGATGCAGAAGCATTTTATGCGGTTCACAAAGATCGTCCTTTCTTCAATGATCTTGTAGAATTCATGATCTCGGGACCGGTTGTGGTTTCTGTTCTTGAAGGTGAAAATGCAATGGCAAAGAACAGAGAGCTTATGGGAGCAACAAACCCTAAAGAAGCTGAACCGGGAACCATAAGAGCGGATTTTGCAGACAGCATTGATGCAAATGCAGTACACGGAAGTGACTCTTTGGAAAATGCAGCAGTTGAGATCAGTTTCTTTTTTGCCCAAAGAGAAATACATTAA